One part of the Streptomyces lienomycini genome encodes these proteins:
- a CDS encoding alpha/beta fold hydrolase, with amino-acid sequence MSLYVLVHGAWHGGACWDRTVPLLESAGHQVHAPSLTGLGDRAHLLGPEVGLDTHVEEVVGLILAEDLTEVILVGHSYAGMIVSAVTDRVPERISHALYVEALVPADGESAADVLPVYQAEFMIQLAESSGDGWRIPPLPELPPPAGLFGVTDPDDVAWLRGTLSDQPLRTLQQPVRLVNPAADGVPRTHIHCAGGERRAVPPLQPNGEPAVVWELDTGHDCMITDPEGLTALLLRIP; translated from the coding sequence ATGTCCCTGTACGTGCTCGTTCACGGTGCTTGGCACGGCGGTGCCTGCTGGGACCGGACAGTCCCGCTGCTGGAGTCCGCCGGGCACCAGGTGCACGCCCCGTCCTTGACCGGTCTTGGGGACCGTGCGCACCTGCTCGGCCCCGAAGTGGGGCTCGACACACATGTCGAAGAGGTCGTCGGTCTCATCCTCGCCGAAGACCTCACCGAGGTGATCCTGGTGGGGCACAGCTATGCGGGGATGATCGTGTCGGCGGTAACCGATCGTGTCCCCGAGCGAATCTCCCACGCGCTCTACGTCGAAGCTCTGGTGCCTGCGGACGGCGAGAGCGCGGCCGACGTGCTCCCGGTCTACCAGGCCGAGTTCATGATCCAGCTCGCGGAGAGCTCCGGCGACGGCTGGCGTATCCCCCCGCTGCCCGAACTGCCGCCTCCTGCGGGCTTGTTCGGGGTCACCGACCCGGACGACGTGGCATGGTTGCGCGGCACTCTGTCCGACCAGCCGCTGCGAACCCTTCAGCAGCCGGTCCGCCTGGTGAACCCGGCGGCCGACGGGGTTCCTCGCACACACATCCACTGTGCCGGAGGGGAGCGGCGTGCCGTTCCCCCGCTCCAGCCCAACGGAGAACCCGCGGTGGTGTGGGAGCTGGACACGGGCCACGACTGCATGATCACCGACCCGGAGGGCCTTACCGCACTGCTCCTCAGGATTCCGTGA
- a CDS encoding Lrp/AsnC family transcriptional regulator, with product MDKTDRAILAHLMENGRLANTELADLVGLSPSPCLRRVRQLENSGVITGYRATVEPAAVGRGFQVLLHVEMAVQDRATTEAFEAAVGELDEVANCLRMFGQPDYLLWIAVPDLDAYERFYMAGLTDLPGVARTHSQFTMKTIKSTPEFPIRSR from the coding sequence ATGGACAAGACCGATCGCGCAATTCTCGCGCACTTGATGGAGAACGGACGTCTCGCCAACACCGAGCTGGCCGATCTCGTAGGCCTGTCTCCCTCCCCGTGTCTGCGCCGGGTGAGGCAACTGGAGAACAGTGGTGTGATCACCGGCTACCGCGCGACGGTCGAGCCGGCCGCCGTCGGCCGCGGGTTCCAGGTGCTGCTGCACGTCGAGATGGCCGTGCAGGACAGAGCCACCACCGAGGCGTTCGAGGCCGCGGTCGGCGAACTCGACGAGGTCGCGAACTGCCTGCGGATGTTCGGCCAGCCCGACTACCTGCTGTGGATCGCCGTGCCCGACCTCGATGCCTACGAGCGCTTCTACATGGCCGGCCTCACCGACCTGCCCGGGGTGGCACGCACCCACTCGCAGTTCACCATGAAGACGATCAAGAGCACCCCCGAGTTTCCCATCCGGTCACGGTGA
- a CDS encoding Dps family protein: MPVINNSLPERDRETAGAALQATLADLLDLSLVAKQAHWNLCGPRFRSVHVQLDEAATIARNHADTVAERAAAMGVSPDGRAATIAATSGVPSFPSGWTKDSDAVASLVHALSAVTERLRERIVEVGPVDVVTEDLLIGLTADLEHQSWMFQAENRV; the protein is encoded by the coding sequence ATGCCAGTCATCAACAACTCTCTGCCGGAGCGCGACCGCGAGACCGCGGGTGCGGCGCTGCAGGCGACTCTGGCCGACCTTCTCGACCTGTCCCTGGTGGCCAAGCAGGCCCACTGGAACCTGTGCGGCCCGCGATTCCGTTCGGTTCACGTCCAGCTCGACGAGGCCGCCACCATCGCTCGGAACCACGCGGACACGGTGGCCGAACGCGCGGCCGCCATGGGCGTCAGCCCGGACGGACGGGCCGCGACCATAGCCGCAACCAGCGGCGTGCCCTCCTTTCCGTCGGGCTGGACCAAGGACAGCGATGCCGTCGCGTCCTTGGTGCACGCACTCTCCGCGGTGACCGAGAGGCTGCGTGAGCGCATCGTCGAGGTCGGTCCGGTGGATGTCGTCACCGAGGACCTCCTCATCGGACTCACGGCGGATCTGGAGCACCAGAGCTGGATGTTCCAGGCCGAGAACCGGGTCTGA
- a CDS encoding pyridoxal phosphate-dependent decarboxylase family protein — MPQKPLLGLTRDEREAAGRLLNAFFHDYEESVARRPLVPEVDREVLSGLLETPFPDQGIGVEGVFHEIKEKILPNSTTVAHPRFLAYVQGPPNGIAPYAEAIAATINQNCNFWQLSPAASVVERSVIRWLGGLFGYGDEAGGILTGGGSIATLNALTTALHVRRPHFREQGLQTTGPQLVVYTSVEAHRSVDKAAAILGIGLDNVRHIPTDDQYRMRVDLLEETVRADRAAGLDPFCAVATPGTVTSGSIDPIDAVADVCAREDLWLHLDGAYGALFVLSERKRAAFEACHRADSIALDPHKLLFAPLEAGCLLVRDRTRLARAYAFSASYIAADEDPLMVDYMDYGPQLSRSFKALKIWSALQTFGVDTFRAVTDHVLDLAQYLADLVEAAPDLELMASPSLTAVCLRIKGATEADHTAVLAELIEDGTALLGPARLAGRHGIRACVTNYRTTRDDIELIVTRLSDIARAGHGKDIGTPEMAR; from the coding sequence ATGCCCCAAAAGCCGCTGCTCGGACTGACCCGGGACGAGCGCGAGGCCGCCGGCCGGCTGCTGAACGCCTTCTTCCACGACTACGAGGAGTCCGTCGCCCGGCGCCCGCTCGTTCCCGAGGTGGACCGGGAGGTTCTCTCCGGCCTGCTGGAAACTCCGTTCCCCGACCAGGGCATCGGCGTCGAAGGGGTCTTCCACGAGATCAAGGAGAAGATCCTCCCCAACTCGACCACCGTGGCCCACCCGAGGTTCCTCGCCTACGTGCAGGGTCCGCCCAACGGAATCGCCCCCTACGCCGAGGCAATCGCCGCCACCATCAACCAGAACTGCAACTTCTGGCAGCTCTCGCCGGCCGCGAGCGTGGTCGAGCGCTCCGTCATCAGGTGGCTGGGCGGGCTCTTCGGGTACGGCGACGAGGCGGGCGGGATCCTCACCGGCGGCGGCTCGATCGCCACCCTCAACGCCCTCACCACCGCCCTGCACGTCCGGCGCCCGCACTTTCGCGAGCAGGGCCTGCAGACGACCGGGCCCCAGCTGGTCGTGTACACATCCGTGGAAGCGCACCGCTCCGTCGACAAGGCGGCCGCGATCCTGGGCATCGGCCTGGACAACGTCCGGCACATCCCCACCGACGACCAGTACCGCATGCGTGTCGACCTGCTGGAGGAGACCGTCCGCGCCGACCGGGCGGCCGGACTGGATCCCTTCTGCGCCGTCGCCACCCCGGGAACGGTCACCAGCGGCTCCATCGACCCGATCGACGCCGTCGCGGACGTGTGCGCACGCGAGGACCTGTGGCTGCACCTCGACGGGGCCTACGGTGCGCTGTTCGTCCTGTCCGAACGCAAGCGCGCGGCATTCGAGGCGTGCCACCGCGCGGACTCCATCGCCCTCGACCCGCACAAGCTGCTGTTCGCCCCCCTGGAGGCGGGCTGCCTGCTGGTCCGCGACCGCACCCGACTGGCACGGGCCTACGCGTTCTCCGCCTCGTACATCGCCGCGGACGAAGACCCCCTGATGGTCGACTACATGGACTACGGCCCCCAGCTGTCCCGCAGCTTCAAGGCACTCAAGATATGGAGCGCCCTGCAGACCTTCGGTGTGGACACCTTCCGGGCCGTGACCGACCACGTGCTCGACCTCGCCCAGTACCTCGCCGACCTCGTCGAAGCCGCTCCGGACCTGGAACTCATGGCGTCCCCGTCGCTGACCGCCGTCTGCCTGCGGATCAAGGGGGCCACCGAGGCCGACCACACGGCCGTACTCGCCGAGCTGATCGAGGACGGCACCGCCCTCCTCGGCCCCGCGCGGCTCGCCGGCCGACACGGCATCCGGGCCTGCGTCACCAACTACCGCACCACCCGCGACGACATCGAACTGATCGTCACCCGCCTGTCCGACATCGCCCGCGCCGGTCACGGAAAGGACATCGGCACCCCGGAGATGGCCCGGTGA
- a CDS encoding helix-turn-helix domain-containing protein codes for MRTRSLRTTCGSASGRFSGGRRAWSQDGPRALASKGPASLPLLSDELFAVLERELAKGAVAHGWPEQTWALSRIKTLIGRRFRKSCPVRGVAALLKRHGWSCEVLPCGQSSGTRPRWPAR; via the coding sequence ATGAGAACCCGGTCATTGCGCACGACCTGCGGGTCAGCGTCCGGTCGGTTCAGCGGTGGGCGCAGAGCCTGGTCGCAGGACGGGCCCCGGGCCCTGGCCTCCAAGGGCCCGGCATCGCTGCCGCTGCTCAGTGACGAGCTGTTCGCCGTGCTCGAGCGGGAGCTGGCCAAGGGGGCGGTGGCGCACGGCTGGCCGGAGCAGACCTGGGCCCTGTCGCGGATCAAGACGCTGATCGGGCGCCGGTTCCGCAAGAGCTGCCCCGTGCGAGGGGTTGCCGCCCTTCTCAAGCGGCACGGCTGGAGCTGTGAGGTCCTGCCCTGCGGGCAATCGAGCGGGACGAGACCGCGGTGGCCGGCTCGGTGA
- a CDS encoding ATP-binding protein, whose amino-acid sequence MNDSAGPARKAISFAALLRDLREARSLTQQELAAAARLSVDAVSSLERGRRAQPQPHTVRMLARALQLREADRMALLSSLGRAGNVALEMPSRKRTPRTPSPSSVEVVGRDDEVAEIVDVLGTAPGRLVTLTGPGGVGKTTVALVAADVLAAERPGAVYFADLTDTAEPDDALAAVAHAAACAADTVTGLAEHLAGTSALLVLDNLERVTAFGPHLAELLTASPDTVILATSRVPLRVRREREIRIAPLGPSAAEQLFGERLAAAGAPPMGRGDDSAVTQLCRPTDGLPLAIELMAAAAARLGPPALLERIDTLTELPVAGPQDLPARQRTMAATVEWSCQMLSPAAQRLLPRLSVLPGSFSLDTVDAIAAPDAADAPDAADAPDAADAVGAVGAVGALAELIEHSLVARADDAGPVTRYRLLEPIRRAVETLEPAGQENVRRGVARWALRAGREHGARIRGRGDMAAVERVETDRHVLRLGFDHLVETGQYNAAAELLWWVWLPLWMTGHTHETLAWTNRLHEDDLSEHGRARWLMARAGSNRVAADLFTTAERAMRLAERIDDTSLAAEAAIFASAAALRLEDFDGSQTLLARAEVLMKKRLDVERDVWTAVNVPIGYGDGALLRGDRAAAARHWRTAADTARKLGSEFSVPAVLAECAQAARSEGRLDDAAVMLAAAAELSPLQDERPRTHLAGVAAAVSADLGDVASAQWWEGVAGSEPAPGSDQLGERLRELVRRAETVSGRD is encoded by the coding sequence GTGAACGATTCAGCAGGACCGGCACGAAAGGCGATCAGCTTCGCTGCGCTCTTGCGGGATTTACGGGAGGCGAGGTCGCTGACCCAGCAGGAACTGGCCGCCGCCGCCAGGCTGTCCGTCGATGCGGTCAGCTCGCTGGAACGCGGGCGACGGGCCCAGCCCCAGCCGCACACCGTGCGGATGCTGGCCAGAGCGCTGCAGCTCCGGGAGGCCGACCGCATGGCGCTGCTGTCCTCCCTGGGGCGGGCCGGGAACGTGGCGCTCGAAATGCCGTCCCGCAAACGGACGCCCCGCACGCCGTCGCCGTCGAGCGTCGAGGTGGTCGGCCGTGACGACGAGGTCGCGGAAATCGTCGACGTCCTGGGCACTGCGCCGGGCCGGCTGGTGACGCTCACCGGTCCGGGCGGGGTGGGCAAGACCACCGTCGCCCTGGTAGCCGCTGATGTGCTGGCCGCCGAGCGCCCGGGCGCCGTGTACTTCGCCGACCTCACCGACACCGCTGAACCCGACGACGCCCTCGCGGCCGTGGCCCACGCGGCGGCCTGTGCCGCCGACACCGTGACCGGCCTCGCGGAGCATCTCGCCGGGACGTCGGCCCTGCTCGTGCTCGACAACCTGGAGCGTGTCACAGCCTTCGGCCCCCACCTGGCCGAGCTGCTCACGGCCTCCCCCGACACGGTGATCCTTGCCACCAGCCGGGTCCCGCTGCGCGTACGCCGGGAACGTGAGATACGTATCGCCCCGCTCGGTCCGAGCGCGGCGGAGCAGCTCTTCGGCGAGCGGCTGGCCGCCGCCGGGGCACCGCCCATGGGGAGGGGAGACGACAGTGCCGTCACGCAGCTGTGCCGACCGACCGACGGGCTGCCCCTGGCCATCGAACTCATGGCCGCCGCAGCGGCCCGGCTGGGGCCCCCGGCGCTGCTTGAGCGGATCGACACGCTCACGGAATTGCCCGTGGCCGGCCCACAGGACCTGCCGGCGCGGCAACGCACCATGGCGGCCACCGTGGAGTGGAGCTGCCAGATGCTCAGCCCCGCGGCCCAGCGCCTGCTCCCTCGGCTCTCCGTGCTGCCTGGCAGCTTCTCCCTCGATACCGTCGACGCGATCGCCGCGCCGGACGCGGCGGACGCGCCGGATGCGGCGGACGCGCCGGATGCGGCGGATGCGGTGGGAGCGGTGGGAGCGGTGGGAGCGCTCGCCGAGCTGATCGAGCACTCCCTGGTCGCTCGCGCCGACGACGCGGGGCCGGTCACGCGGTACCGGCTGCTGGAACCGATCCGCCGCGCCGTCGAGACCCTTGAACCCGCCGGCCAGGAAAACGTGCGTCGAGGCGTGGCCCGATGGGCCCTGCGGGCGGGACGCGAACACGGTGCACGGATCCGGGGCCGGGGCGACATGGCGGCGGTCGAGCGGGTCGAGACCGACCGCCATGTGCTGCGGCTCGGCTTCGACCACCTCGTTGAAACCGGCCAGTACAACGCCGCCGCCGAGCTGTTGTGGTGGGTGTGGCTGCCGCTGTGGATGACCGGGCACACCCACGAAACCCTCGCCTGGACCAACCGCCTGCATGAGGACGACCTGAGCGAACATGGGCGGGCCCGCTGGCTGATGGCGCGCGCCGGGTCCAATCGTGTAGCCGCGGATCTGTTCACCACCGCGGAGCGGGCGATGCGTCTTGCCGAGCGGATCGACGACACATCGCTGGCCGCGGAAGCGGCGATCTTCGCGTCGGCGGCAGCGTTGCGCCTGGAGGACTTCGACGGTTCACAGACTCTGCTGGCCAGGGCAGAGGTTTTGATGAAGAAGCGCCTTGATGTGGAGCGCGACGTGTGGACGGCCGTAAACGTGCCTATCGGTTACGGCGACGGTGCGCTGTTGCGCGGCGACCGGGCCGCGGCGGCGCGACACTGGCGGACCGCGGCGGACACGGCGCGGAAGCTGGGCAGTGAGTTCTCGGTCCCGGCGGTCCTCGCGGAGTGCGCGCAAGCCGCCCGCAGCGAAGGACGCCTGGACGACGCCGCCGTGATGCTTGCCGCCGCCGCCGAGCTCTCCCCTCTGCAGGACGAGAGGCCGCGGACACACTTGGCGGGCGTGGCCGCAGCCGTGTCCGCCGACCTTGGTGACGTGGCATCAGCACAATGGTGGGAGGGTGTGGCAGGCTCGGAACCAGCCCCGGGCTCCGACCAACTCGGCGAACGGCTCAGGGAACTTGTCCGGCGCGCCGAGACCGTTTCGGGGCGTGACTGA
- a CDS encoding nuclear transport factor 2 family protein translates to MLPQALQSLRDAINSHVPERIAGCFTEDYVAERPLRPAEGFIGSGEVAANWTKILAGLPDLHAEILRHAQNGDELWSEWEYRGTAPTGGTVLLRGPVILTTRDERIAWARFYPDPVTMEDPTHTTVSQVLDAPADRIFAVLRDPRRHPELDVTGRLRRAEISQPLAAVGDTFMMTMHSEEHGDYRIENRVVAFTENQLLGWAPGQPGQRPSGHRFTWKLTPTDDGRTEVTQTYDWAAVTHPAQLMRMPVVAADELDTSLTRLAAALAERARTR, encoded by the coding sequence ATGCTCCCTCAGGCCCTTCAATCACTGCGCGACGCGATCAACTCCCATGTCCCGGAACGGATCGCCGGCTGCTTCACCGAGGACTACGTCGCCGAACGACCTCTGCGACCGGCCGAAGGATTCATCGGTTCCGGCGAGGTCGCCGCGAACTGGACGAAGATCCTGGCGGGGCTGCCCGACCTCCATGCCGAGATCCTGCGCCACGCCCAGAACGGCGACGAATTGTGGTCGGAGTGGGAGTATCGAGGCACCGCCCCGACCGGGGGGACGGTTCTGCTGCGCGGGCCGGTCATCCTCACCACCCGCGATGAACGGATCGCCTGGGCCCGGTTCTACCCGGACCCGGTCACCATGGAGGACCCGACCCACACCACCGTCTCCCAGGTACTGGACGCACCGGCCGACCGGATCTTCGCCGTCCTCCGCGACCCCCGCCGCCACCCCGAACTCGACGTCACCGGACGACTGCGGCGCGCCGAGATCTCCCAGCCGCTCGCCGCCGTCGGCGACACCTTCATGATGACCATGCACAGCGAGGAGCACGGCGACTACCGGATCGAGAACCGCGTCGTCGCCTTCACCGAGAACCAGCTCCTCGGCTGGGCCCCCGGACAGCCCGGACAGCGCCCGTCCGGGCACCGCTTCACCTGGAAGCTCACGCCGACCGACGACGGTCGCACCGAGGTGACCCAGACCTACGACTGGGCAGCGGTCACACACCCGGCACAGCTGATGCGAATGCCGGTCGTCGCCGCCGACGAACTCGACACATCGCTGACCCGCCTGGCCGCGGCGCTGGCTGAACGAGCTCGTACGCGGTAG
- a CDS encoding SDR family NAD(P)-dependent oxidoreductase — MDLDLKGKRVLVTGASKGIGLAIVTAFRAEGADVVGVSRRSTPELKATGATFVSGDLKSPGTPQRVVDEVLALDPRLDVLVNNAGGGVPTEETLADPFGGTAAVWSDTFALNLNVAVETTRAALPALTRSRGAVVNISSQNARDPRRAPLSYSAAKAALNSFSRGLAEQVAGSGVRVNVVTPSGTRTSALLDKEGFGAELAARMNLDHDKMLEMLPEHAGIVTGQLIDPAEIARAVLLLASPTMPSVIGSNWLVDGGAHKTI; from the coding sequence GTGGATCTGGATCTCAAGGGCAAGCGTGTCCTTGTCACAGGGGCAAGCAAAGGCATAGGCCTGGCGATCGTCACGGCATTCCGCGCCGAAGGCGCCGACGTAGTCGGTGTGTCCCGGAGGAGCACACCTGAACTTAAGGCCACCGGTGCCACGTTCGTATCCGGCGATCTCAAGTCACCGGGTACCCCCCAACGAGTGGTCGACGAGGTACTCGCTTTGGACCCTCGCCTTGATGTGCTGGTGAACAACGCGGGAGGCGGCGTGCCGACCGAGGAGACACTTGCCGACCCCTTCGGAGGCACGGCGGCCGTTTGGTCGGACACCTTCGCCTTGAACCTCAACGTTGCCGTTGAGACCACTCGGGCCGCCCTGCCGGCTCTGACGCGCTCTCGGGGCGCGGTGGTCAACATCAGTTCGCAGAACGCCCGCGACCCCCGCAGGGCGCCGCTGTCGTACTCGGCGGCCAAAGCCGCGCTGAACTCCTTCTCCCGCGGGCTGGCCGAACAGGTGGCGGGATCGGGAGTGCGAGTCAACGTCGTCACCCCGTCCGGCACACGGACTTCCGCGCTCCTCGACAAGGAGGGCTTCGGCGCGGAGCTGGCAGCCCGCATGAATCTCGATCACGACAAGATGCTGGAGATGTTGCCTGAGCACGCCGGGATCGTGACCGGCCAGCTGATCGACCCGGCGGAGATCGCCCGAGCCGTGTTGCTGCTCGCGTCTCCGACGATGCCCAGCGTCATCGGATCCAACTGGCTGGTCGATGGTGGCGCGCACAAGACCATTTGA
- a CDS encoding IS5 family transposase (programmed frameshift), which yields MGKRQSRPWVVSDELWSLIEPLLPVPGPKLVEGRPRVPDRQALCGILFVLHTGIQWEYLPQELGFGSGMTCWRRLAAWNEAGVWDGLHLVLLQRLRAAKKLDWSRAVIDSSHVRAARRGPKSGPSPVDRARPGSKHHVLTDGQGIPLAVSLTGGNRNDVTQLLPLLDKVPAVAGVVGRPRHRPDALLADRGYDHDKYRRLLRQRGIRPVIAERGVEHGSGLGVFRYVIERTIAWLHGFRRLRIRWERRDDIHEAFLGLATCLITHRHVQRLC from the exons GTGGGGAAACGACAGTCGCGGCCCTGGGTCGTGTCGGATGAACTGTGGTCGCTCATCGAGCCGTTGCTGCCCGTGCCGGGTCCGAAGCTGGTGGAGGGCAGGCCGCGGGTCCCGGACCGGCAGGCACTGTGCGGGATCCTGTTCGTGCTGCACACCGGCATCCAGTGGGAGTACCTGCCCCAGGAGCTGGGCTTCGGCTCGGGGATGACGTGCTGGCGGCGCCTGGCCGCCTGGAACGAAGCCGGCGTGTGGGACGGACTGCACCTGGTGCTGCTGCAGAGGCTGCGGGCCGCGAAGAAGCTCGACTGGTCCCGGGCGGTGATCGACTCCTCCCACGTACGGGCCGCTCGGCGCGGCC CCAAAAGCGGGCCCAGCCCGGTCGACCGCGCACGACCGGGCAGCAAGCACCACGTCCTCACCGACGGCCAGGGCATCCCGCTCGCGGTGTCGCTGACCGGCGGAAACCGCAACGACGTCACCCAGCTGCTGCCGCTGCTGGACAAGGTTCCGGCCGTGGCCGGCGTCGTCGGCCGGCCCAGACACCGGCCAGACGCACTCCTCGCCGACCGCGGCTACGACCACGACAAGTACCGCCGCCTGCTGCGACAGCGCGGGATCCGACCGGTCATCGCCGAACGAGGCGTCGAACACGGCTCCGGCCTGGGCGTCTTCCGCTACGTGATCGAGCGCACGATCGCCTGGCTGCACGGCTTCCGCCGACTGCGAATCCGCTGGGAACGACGCGACGACATCCACGAAGCCTTCCTCGGACTCGCCACCTGCCTCATCACCCACCGCCACGTCCAACGCCTTTGTTAG
- a CDS encoding IS3 family transposase, giving the protein MDEAFTGVETQLGITAACRLTGRSRATHYRRLRPPPPRRERAPQVQPSALTAEERTAVLELMNGDEYAELAPAQIWARELDAGRYHCSVSTMYRILREQDQSGERRRQATHPAKAVPELVATGPSQVFTWDITKAAGPVKGVWYHAYVIIDIFSRYIVGHTVERAESAVRAGELIRETIARNGIVPQTVHADRGTSMTSKKVSQLLIDLGVTRSHSRPKVSNDNPYSEAQFKTMKYMSDYPEWFDSLAHAREWFDAFITYYNHEHRHSGIGWHTPASVHFGTADEVRDQRAITLAQAYARHPERFGRRPRPPAIPQTAWINDPAKRQEPAPQTS; this is encoded by the coding sequence GTGGACGAAGCGTTCACCGGCGTCGAGACTCAGCTGGGCATCACGGCCGCCTGCCGGCTGACCGGCCGCTCCCGCGCCACGCACTACCGTCGGCTCCGGCCCCCGCCACCACGCAGAGAACGTGCCCCACAGGTGCAGCCATCGGCCCTGACGGCCGAAGAGCGGACTGCGGTACTGGAGCTGATGAACGGCGACGAGTACGCCGAACTGGCACCCGCACAGATCTGGGCCCGCGAGCTGGATGCCGGGCGCTACCACTGCTCCGTCTCGACGATGTACCGGATCCTGCGCGAGCAGGATCAGTCCGGCGAGCGCCGACGGCAGGCCACCCATCCCGCCAAAGCGGTGCCCGAGCTGGTTGCCACCGGGCCCTCGCAAGTCTTCACCTGGGACATCACCAAGGCGGCCGGACCGGTCAAGGGTGTCTGGTATCACGCCTATGTGATCATCGACATCTTCAGCCGGTACATCGTCGGCCATACCGTCGAGCGGGCCGAATCGGCGGTGCGGGCAGGGGAATTGATCCGCGAGACCATCGCCCGCAACGGCATCGTGCCCCAGACCGTGCACGCGGACCGCGGCACCTCGATGACGTCGAAGAAGGTCTCCCAACTACTGATCGATCTGGGTGTGACGCGGTCGCACTCGAGACCGAAGGTCTCCAACGACAACCCTTACAGCGAGGCCCAGTTCAAGACCATGAAGTACATGTCGGACTATCCCGAATGGTTCGATTCGCTGGCCCACGCACGCGAGTGGTTCGACGCGTTCATCACGTACTACAACCATGAGCACCGGCACTCGGGCATCGGCTGGCACACGCCCGCCTCCGTCCACTTCGGGACCGCCGACGAGGTCCGAGACCAGCGCGCGATCACCCTCGCCCAGGCATACGCCCGCCACCCCGAACGCTTCGGCCGCCGCCCCAGACCACCCGCAATACCCCAGACGGCCTGGATCAACGACCCGGCCAAGCGCCAGGAACCCGCACCACAAACCTCATAG
- a CDS encoding IS5 family transposase → MSDAEWALVRDLLPVPGWLAGRGGRPEGYCHRQMMDAIRYLVDNGIKWRAMPSDFPPWPRVYAFFARWRDAGLVAELHDRLRDAVRVAEGRDQEPTAAIMDSQSVKADATVALTSRGFDAGKKVNGRKRHLLTDTLGLLLNVLVTPASTTDRDAARILLPAARGRFGRLARVWADGGYTGHLVDWSATQLGVVLDIVRRSDDTRGFEVLPRRWVVERSFAWCLRSRRLVRDYERRIDTSEAVILWSMTTLMSRRLAVQHPQRLGPAATGAA, encoded by the coding sequence ATGAGCGATGCCGAGTGGGCCCTTGTACGGGATCTTCTGCCCGTTCCGGGCTGGCTGGCCGGACGGGGCGGGCGGCCGGAGGGCTACTGCCACCGGCAGATGATGGACGCGATCCGGTACCTCGTCGACAACGGCATCAAGTGGCGGGCGATGCCCTCGGACTTCCCGCCCTGGCCGCGGGTGTACGCCTTCTTCGCCCGCTGGCGGGATGCGGGGCTGGTGGCGGAACTGCACGACCGGCTGCGTGATGCCGTCCGTGTTGCCGAAGGCCGTGATCAGGAGCCGACTGCGGCCATCATGGACTCGCAGTCGGTCAAGGCGGACGCCACCGTCGCGCTCACCTCGAGGGGTTTCGACGCCGGCAAGAAGGTCAACGGGCGCAAGCGGCACCTGCTCACCGACACGCTCGGTCTGCTGCTGAACGTGCTGGTCACCCCGGCCTCGACCACCGACCGGGACGCCGCCCGCATCCTCCTGCCGGCGGCCCGGGGACGCTTCGGGCGACTGGCGCGGGTCTGGGCCGACGGCGGATACACCGGCCACCTCGTCGACTGGAGTGCCACACAGCTCGGCGTCGTCCTGGACATCGTCCGCCGCAGCGACGACACCCGCGGCTTCGAGGTGCTGCCCCGCCGCTGGGTCGTGGAACGGTCTTTCGCCTGGTGCCTGCGCAGCCGGCGTCTGGTCCGGGACTACGAACGCCGCATCGATACCAGCGAGGCCGTCATTCTGTGGTCGATGACCACGCTTATGAGCCGCCGCCTGGCCGTCCAGCACCCGCAGCGTCTTGGCCCGGCAGCGACAGGGGCAGCGTGA